The stretch of DNA GTTTTTGCTTTCTTGATTTctcaatttcgcgttttcgctttctcgatttcccgatttcctgAGTTCCtgatttctcaatttctcgatttcccgatttctcgatttcgcgatttcgcgtttgcaaagtgaaaggagaaaacgcgaaaacgcgaaaaggcgaaatggtCGCATCCGGCCACCATATGTAtgcctttttcatgtttttttctgcttcttcgttacatttgttatttttatagtgattaagatgataacacaatgttgactgctgtacccctatttttgacattttcacctattgtgtctgtttgttttgttcacgcatcgttgacaatataatggaatttgatgcaactgtcatacaagtgagaggtttagctagctatacaaccaggttcaatccaccattttctacataagaaaatggctgtaccaagtcaggaatatgacagttgttatccattcgtttgatgtgtttgaacttttgattttcccatttgattggggactttcctttttgaattttcctcggagttcagtatttttatcatatacttaatagaaaataaaatgaaaaaatgggGTCGCCGTTCATTTAAGCTTACAATTTGCTTTTTGAAATGATATAAACACTTTAAAAGTCATCTGCGgccaaaacaaattgattttttgggttgatttgtGTACCCTATCATAGAATAACTTAAAGTTGTACCCTATCATAGAATAACTAAAAGTATAATAAATAATAGTTGTAATgggaaaaatatgtttaaatttttccTTAAATTTGTGTATCCTTGAGACCTCCTAgagtgaattttaaaatatttttttttatagaaattttgcTGAATCACTGAAAACATTGCTAGGAATTTTGTAAAGTCAAATAtacttttcttcaaaatattttttacagacaTCACTGgccatattatattttaaaaagaaggaGGACGTAAAGTTACTATTACTTGGAAGCACTTGGtctgaaaatatatattcatatcttGCATGCAGACAAAACCATATTTAGCAAAACCTTTTCGACAATTCCAATATTTGAACTTTAAATTCGTATCACTGATTTGGCCTTCCAACTGTTTGATGTGAATGCCATCTATGAGTCTTAATAAAGTTGACACGTGCGTCTGGCATATAAATTGATGAGTTACTTGGCACATAGACTAATTAATTGATAATATAACACTAATTCAACAGGGAATTGACAAAATCACGAAACTTACAAAATTTTAGCAATAaataaaaaagaccaaaagaaaaaacaacagaacacaaaacacaacatagacaaaaATAAAGATTGAGCCCGTCAATAACCGGGGGTGATTTCATATGCACCGAAAGATCCTGATCTAACATAAAACGTAGATGACTGTATTTGTGCGCATTAGTTCTGGTGACCAAACACTGATTATAATGATTAAACTTCatcatatattttagttttagctTGCCTGTTTGTTCTAACATCATATGTGGAGGCAGAAACATCTACGGTTGCACTAGTTGATACACCAGGTAAATCGAGTTTACTATAGGATTTAACACATTTTTCAAGAGGTTTAACATAAATGTGTTAACTTGGGCCGACAAATTAACAAACGAAACAAAAGTATGGTTTAAAGTTTAGTAAGCGATTCTGTTAATGTACCAATAACCGATAAAAATTTGTTTGATcagttttttgttttagttttatcaTTAACTTTCTCTATGAACCCCAGGATTCCATCATGTGTATCGCGATTGACCATATCAAACTAACATTGGCACAGTTTGGACATTTGTCTATTGAAGAGTTAACCAAGAAAAAAGTTAAACGGACCAATAACattcaaatattaattttatatttatacaaatcatTGAAGAAATATAatgttatgtatttgtttttgcttttacACAATTCTGAAACGAATCAATcaattctgaaaaataaaaaaatattattcaaaaataaaacattttatcagCGAAGTCAGTTCCTGTGATGTGTTGACATgactatcaattatatggtcatttttatgaatttcctgttttcaaaactttgaatttttaaaaaaaaaataaggattttttttatcccagacatcgattacctaagccgtattcggcacaactttttggaattttgtgttTTCAATGCCCTTCAACTGTGTACTTGATTGACTGTATAACTGTTTCGATCTGAGCAGCCTTGATGAGTATGAtgcagacaaaacgcgcgtctgacgtattaaattataatcctggtacctttgattactaatTATGTCTTGTCTCGTAATTTTGAATGCATTTCCCTCATCCATCAATATTGTTTACAGGAACAATGTGTATTAAGCACACACTCCACCTCCTTTACTAACCATGAATAAATATATGTTGAAAGTCTCAAAGACCAAAATGGCTATGAATGTGAGATTAACGtaaaaaaatctggaaaaaaacaaatttgcaCATCCAAGTTACAATACTGGTAAACAAATAAGAAATCAAACAATACTAAATTCCTTGATATAAACAACAAATGTTGACTTGCTGCTAATGAAACTTGAGAAAAAGACCAAATCACAATAACAAAGCACTTATCACTTAACCATAAATTATAAAAAACTTAATACCGTTCCCAGATTAGCATAAGTATGTCTCACAAATTGCCTCTTGTCGCAAagagacaaatatatattatcataaattatatataaattatatataaattatttcatgtctacctgtgcgaatttcaaacgcgcaattttacaccagtactcaaaaccctccatCCTTGAttggtgcattttacatagacaaataaaatcgtataatataggcataatgaggatgttaaatttgatgtatgcctttttgtgcttcttcgttacatttgttgtttttatagtgattaagatgataacacaatgttgactgctgtacccctatttttgacatttttacctattgtgtctgtttgttttgttcacgcatcggtgacaatatataatggaatttgatgcgactgtcatataaatgagaggtttagctagctataaaaccaggttcaatccaccattttctacattagaaaatgcctgtaccaagtcaggaatgtgacagttgttatccattcgtttgatgtgtttgaacttttgattttcccatttgattggggactttcctttttgaatttttccttggagttcaggatttttgtgattttactttttttatatatatatcagtcagGTGATTACAGTAATATAAACATGAAAAGAAATAAGTAGAATGCAAATATACGGATCAAATAAGgcattataattgataatttgttaaatgtttttgaaaattgtcTAAATACAGTACTGCATCTGTTTGCTTAACCACCACAGATACACTAATGGACACTACGATGTCTGCTACATCAGACGCTATGACGTCTACTGCATCACCAACCACCATGTCTCCAACAACACCAGCACTCACATGTCACTCGTGCAAGTTTCTGTCAGATCTAAGCAATTGTCGATTTGCCAAGCATTGTCCAACAGGATCTGTAAGTAGCTGGTAtagatatataaatgtatatatatgttacaaaGAACCTTTTTCATAGTGCAATAACACAATGTCGGAATGTAAAATTTCAGAGCCTCGTCAAATTGATATTACCAAacatagactaaacagtaaaagtaatattcataaagacataTAACAGACTAATATAACACGTCATTTAGATGATAATTTACCAAATCACAAATAACGCAATGACGGGATGTAGAAGTGCATAGCCACATCAAATAGATATCACCATCGAAAATACTGTAAAAGGGAAAGGTTATTAAAATTCCCCTGAAGAGATAATACAAAGCTGGAATGAACACTTTGCAAATCTGACATTTACTTCAGCGAAAGGGTCTGATGTGGTCGAGTAGTTAAAGTATGTCATCTTCTCATCACAAGCCTGTTATCACTTTAACGTTGTGAGTTCGAATCGCACTAGTCAGGTGCATTCGACTCCAAATTACATCAACCAGGATTGACAGATTTTCGGCCGAAACCCAGCTAACacataatattttcatgatattattgactggttatgtatatgtttttcaaaaatatttaccaaaaaatattttaaagacattttttttacatcagcAATGATGCATTaatgatattttaacaataatatttcatcCCAATGTTTGATTGctaatataaacacattttttgtaaatatttttttataatgaataataaatattctttgctGATGTTTTTAAAACGTTAAATAGACAGTTTTATAAATGAGAACAATTGTATGTCGAGGAGATATTTCTTTGCAATATTCAATCAATATCTGATagacatttttatataacatttaatatatatattttttagatgtgtaaaagaaatatttataaaacatttttgatttacaTCTATGTAAAGCATAGGtttgatgtataataaaatatctttttgatgtaACATCAATATACTTTTCTTGTcctaatcaaaaatataaaaatggttatatctaatgaatatttcaataacatcataacaatatattttttcgattttatttagaaaatattagtTTTAGACTGTTTCATAATAGTTTTAAGATAATATGTTTAATAGATATTTGTAAGATGTATGCTAGAAATGTTCTCCAAATGTTTGTCAGTGATATTTGAGTGAAGcacatgtttgatatgaaaaaagaaatattttataaacatttttacataaaatttttaattgatatttgtaaGATGTACGACAAATGTTTTTCTTATGTTTGTTAGTGATATTTGTGTGAAGTCCAtgatgtttgatatgaaaaagaaaatattttttatataattttttaatcagcTTAACATGAATGTCTCctcatttttgatagaaaagtcTTAACAATTCTAATCTAacttaaa from Mytilus galloprovincialis chromosome 2, xbMytGall1.hap1.1, whole genome shotgun sequence encodes:
- the LOC143064624 gene encoding uncharacterized protein LOC143064624, which gives rise to MASNILCVLACLFVLTSYVEAETSTVALVDTPDTLMDTTMSATSDAMTSTASPTTMSPTTPALTCHSCKFLSDLSNCRFAKHCPTGSSCLTGQLTSGLYYLDCVPSPACAVLPAQLQLAGKVTYLNQQFKRFECCSSSKCNKNAALFVG